One stretch of Glycine soja cultivar W05 chromosome 7, ASM419377v2, whole genome shotgun sequence DNA includes these proteins:
- the LOC114419124 gene encoding protein DETOXIFICATION 44, chloroplastic isoform X5, with protein sequence MEIVLIALPAALALAADPIASLIDTAFVGHIGAVELAAVGVSASVFNLVSKAFNVPLLNVTTSFVAEEQALIRKEEESILSDENGKDQSKKLLPSVSTSLALAATLGIAETVVLTLGSGILMNIMGIPADSPMRGPAEQFLTLRAFGAPAIVLALAAQGTFRGFLDTKTPLYAVGVGNFLNAILDPILIFLFGLGVGGAAVATVISEYLIAFILLWKLSDKVLLIPSEFDGRKFFSYLKSGGLVSARTLAVFITVTLSTSVAAQQGPIPMAGHQICMQVWLSVSLLNDALALAGQALLARNYSLGNYEQARLVIYRVIQIGLGAGITLSIILFFGFGAFSSLFSTDSEVLDVAWSGIWFVAGSQPVNALAFVIDGIYYGVSDFGYAAYSMVLVGLVSSTFLLVAAPVGLPGVWTGLFIFMALRVLAGVWRLSSKSGPWDTIWYRDGAED encoded by the exons GGGCAGTTGAATTGGCTGCAGTTGGGGTTTCAGCTTCTGTGTTTAATCTAGTGTCAAAAGCATTCAATGTTCCTTTACTTAATGTTACTACATCCTTTGTTGCGGAGGAGCAGGCACTGATTAGGAAGGAGGAAGAGTCCATTCTGAGTGATGAAAATG GAAAGGACCAAAGCAAGAAGCTCCTTCCTTCAGTATCAACTTCTTTAGCACTTGCTGCAACTCTTGGAATTGCTGAAACTGTGGTGCTTACGCTTGGCTCTGGCATTCTTATGAATATCATGGGTATACCTGCT GATTCTCCGATGCGTGGACCTGCTGAGCAGTTTCTTACATTGAGGGCCTTTGGTGCTCCAGCAATTGTGCTCGCATTAGCTGCACAAGGCACCTTTCGTGGATTTTTGGATACAAAGACACCTCTATATGCTGTTG GTGTGGGAAACTTTCTTAATGCCATATTGGATCCAATATTGATATTTCTTTTTGGTCTTGGCGTTGGTGGTGCTGCAGTTGCTACCGTTATCTCTGA ATATTTAATAGCTTTCATTCTGCTATGGAAATTGAGTGACAAAGTGCTGCTAATCCCTTCCGAATTTGATGGGAGAAAATTTTTTAGCTATCTGAAATCCG GTGGTCTTGTTTCTGCTAGGACTTTGGCTGTGTTTATAACTGTGACACTGTCAACATCCGTGGCAGCTCAGCAGGGCCCTATACCTATGGCAGGCCATCAAATTTGCATGCAAGTCTGGTTGTCGGTTTCTTTGCTCAATGATGCTTTGGCGCTTGCTGGTCAG GCACTTCTTGCCCGTAATTACTCCCTGGGAAACTATGAGCAAGCACGCCTTGTTATATATAGAGTGATACAG ATTGGTTTAGGAGCAGGAATCACTTTGTCAATAATCTTATTCTTTGGGTTTGGAGCGTTTTCTAGTTTATTTAGCACAGATTCTGAAGTTCTGGATGTTGCTTGGTCAGGTATATGG TTTGTTGCTGGATCTCAACCAGTGAATGCTTTGGCATTTGTTATTGATGGGATTTATTATGGGGTATCAGACTTTGGATATGCTGCTTACTCGATG GTTCTAGTTGGACTAGTTTCTTCAACTTTCCTTCTGGTGGCGGCTCCAGTAGGGCTTCCTGGAGTCTGGACTGGATTGTTTATTTTCATGGCTTTGCGTGTTCTAGCTGGAGTTTGGAG gTTGAGCAGTAAAAGTGGGCCTTGGGATACAATCTGGTATAGAGATGGAGCAGAAGATTGA
- the LOC114419214 gene encoding uncharacterized protein LOC114419214: MKTNNNVSGERKSRKRRSGESDSVEDTLEKWKEYNRQQQLGSRENGVEVIHKVPAKGSRKGCMRGKGGPQNSDCKFRGVRQRIWGKWVAEIREPINGKLVGEKANRLWLGTFSTALEAALAYDEAAKAMYGPCARLNFPEPIDSNGSSSSSGSDKKSPSGSSENGGDVAIAEELEVNHRRCHEDRPRFSKVGVFEKAEEMPVLSVGCVADDSIEELKEISNGFEQCQTSEECKATSLNDVKSEVPRENEGIEKELEEVLKNSGIGGEGRHLQKEPMDIPMNTRSNFCSSSASSDAATILIKSEETRGESVETLNSYELSCSNHCLGYMHNNMLPDTNPRPNSETSIAKKHTEEVISEILGLSHNKRLKISHSQSPNEQYRRSEHFDEMKTRLKGLECKLRAHSIHYKNQAPIVGDSNHPSMQGIHLFGGGTVGPIEGMSQVEALNNINTNRNSLPGFSSGHGRKLCDLSQQLHKLGGYLPEQWNSMQFPDLDAGHDYSFLNPDYDFGLYEEQKLLDICFPHVGS; the protein is encoded by the exons ATGAAGACTAATAACAACGTTTCTGG AGAGAGGAAATCGCGGAAGAGACGCAGTGGTGAAAGTGATTCTGTGGAGGACACACTTGAAAAGTGGAAGGAGTACAACAGGCAGCAACAACTTGGCTCTAGAGAAAATGGGGTGGAAGTGATTCACAAAGTTCCTGCAAAAGGGTCGAGAAAAGGATGCATGAGAGGAAAGGGAGGGCCTCAGAACTCCGATTGCAAGTTCAGAGGTGTGAGGCAGAGGATTTGGGGTAAATGGGTTGCCGAGATTCGAGAACCTATCAATGGCAAGCTTGTTGGTGAGAAAGCAAATAGGCTTTGGCTTGGTACTTTCTCCACTGCACTTGAGGCTGCTCTTGCTTATGATGAAGCAGCTAAGGCCATGTATGGCCCTTGTGCCCGTTTGAATTTTCCCGAGCCAATAGACTCTAatggatcatcatcttctaGTGGAAGTGATAAAAAATCACCAAGTGGTTCTTCGGAGAATGGTGGTGATGTTGCAATAGCTGAGGAGTTGGAGGTGAACCATCGTCGGTGTCATGAAGACAGACCAAGATTTTCTAAGGTTGGTGTCTTTGAGAAAGCAGAAGAGATGCCGGTTCTTTCTGTAGGTTGTGTGGCTGATGACTCAATAGAGGAGTTGAAGGAAATCAGTAATGGCTTTGAACAGTGTCAAACAAGTGAAGAATGTAAGGCAACATCTTTGAATGATGTTAAGTCTGAAGTACCGAGAGAAAATGAAGGAATAGAGAAAGAATTGGAGGAGGTTTTGAAAAACTCTGGCATAGGTGGAGAGGGTAGACACTTGCAGAAGGAGCCTATGGATATACCTATGAATACAAGAAGTAACTTTTGTAGCTCTTCTGCCTCTTCGGATGCTGCTACCATTCTGATAAAGAGTGAAGAAACAAGAGGAGAATCAGTTGAAACTTTGAACTCTTATGAGTTGAGCTGCAGCAACCATTGCCTTGGATATATGCATAATAATATGCTGCCAGATACCAATCCAAGACCAAATTCTGAGACATCTATTGCAAAGAAACATACTGAGGAAGTAATTTCTGAAATCCTGGGACTAAGTCACAACAAGCGCTTGAAGATTAGCCATAGTCAATCACCAAATGAGCAATATAGAAGAAGTGAACATTTTGATGAGATGAAAACTAGGCTTAAGGGTTTGGAATGCAAGCTGAGAGCACATTCTATTCATTACAAGAATCAGGCACCAATAGTAGGGGACTCCAATCATCCTTCTATGCAGGGAATTCATCTCTTTGGTGGTGGCACAGTTGGACCAATTGAAGGCATGTCCCAAGTTGAGGCTTTGAACAACATCAACACAAACAGAAATTCACTACCTGGATTCAGTTCTGGCCATGGTAGGAAGTTGTGTGATCTTTCTCAACAGCTGCACAAACTTGGTGGTTACCTTCCTGAGCAATGGAATAGTATGCAGTTTCCAGACTTGGATGCTGGTCATGattatagtttcttaaatccTGATTATGATTTTGGCTTATATGAAGAACAGAAGTTACTTGATATATGCTTTCCACATGTAGGATCTTAG
- the LOC114418066 gene encoding mitochondrial pyruvate carrier 1-like — protein sequence MASNFRAFLNSPVGPKTTHFWGPIANWGFVAAGLIDMKKPPEMISGNMTAVMCVYSALFMRFAWMVQPRNYLLLACHASNEAVQIRQLTRWAKGNGYLSVKKEGASSK from the exons ATGGCTTCTAATTTCCGAGCATTCTTGAACAGTCCTGTTGGTCCAAAAACAACACATTTCTGGGGACCTATTGCCAATTGGGGATTTGTTGCTGCC GGTTTGATAGACATGAAAAAACCTCCAGAAATGATCTCTGGCAACATGACAGCAG TTATGTGCGTCTATTCAGCATTGTTCATGAGATTTGCATGGATGGTTCAACCGCGAAACTATCTGCTTCTTGCTTGCCATGCATCCAACGAGGCCGTACAAATACGCCAACTCACCCGTTGGGCAAAGGGGAATGG gTACCTTTCTGTGAAGAAGGAAGGAGCTTCGTCCAAGTAA